A window of Rhodospirillaceae bacterium genomic DNA:
CGCTCATCGCCAGAGCGCCCACGTGCTCGCCCGAGATTAATCGGGGCAGGAATCTCCCCTTTTGCTGTTTATCAGCATATCTCCGGATTTGGTTGACACACAGATTGGAGTGCGCCCCATAGGACAGTCCTACTGACGCAGAGCCCCGGCTGATTTCCTCCATAGCAACAACATGTTCCACATACCCCATACCCGCGCCGCCGTCTCGCTCATCAACCGTTATACCTAGCAGGCCAAGAGCACCCATCTTCCTCCACAAATCAGCTGGAAAATTATTGTCCCTATCAATTTGAGCCGCCCGGGGAGCGATTTCATCATCAACGAAACTAGCCACCGAATCACGGAGAACCTCGGTTGTTTCGTCCAAACCCAAATTAAGTCGCGGCCACTGATTAGAAATCATATAACTCCTCCGAAAATGCTCTTTCCCAATGCACGTTCCTACAATAAAGCTCTCTGTTATAACTCTACACTCGTATGGTACAGAAACTAAATAACAAACAGGAGTTTCTAATGAAAACCCCAACAATCGGTTTTATAGGCTTGGGAAACATGGGCACACCAATGGCAACCAACCTAGTAAAGGCAGGCCACTCGGTTTTGGGTTTTGATATAGCTAGTGCCAATATTAACTTGCCCAACGGCATACACCTTGTTGATACAATCGAGGAACTGGTGCATCGGTGCGAAATCATATCACTTTCTTTACCTGACGGGGCTGCGGTGATTAAAACGGCCGAAAACATGGGCAAAGTAACCCAGGGAAAGCTAAAAATCGTTATCGACCATTCGACCATAGGGGTTGATGCTGCTCAGGCCGCTCACATGCGACTTGAAAGCGACAACATAGTCTATCTAGACGCCCCTGTTAGCGGTGGAAAATCTGGCGCTATAGCCGGAACTCTGGCGCTCATGGTGTCCGGGGATCAGAAGACATTCAACGAAGTCCACGATTTTTTAGTCCCAATAGCCAAAAATCGCTTCTTTGTCGGAGAAGAACCAGGCCAAGCCCAGGCCATGAAACTGCTAAATAATTTTTTATCTGCAACGGCCATGACAGCCACCAGCGAAGCAGTAGCTTTTGGTGTAAGGTTAGGGCTCGACCCAAAAGTTATGATTGACGTTTTAAATTCATCTAGTGGGCAAAACACCGCCACTCGGGACAAATTCCCTCAAAGAATTTTGACTGAAACATATGATGCAGGATTTACGATTGATTTATTGAATAAGGATGTTGGCCTTTACCTACTTGAAGTGGCTCGAGCAGGCGCCCGCGACACCGTAGCAACGACTGTCGCTAGCGTGGTTTCTGACATGCAGTCGACATTACCAGGAGCGGATTTCACCAAAATATATCCTTTGACACTTTCTGAATGACTTGGACAACACGCCCTAAAAAAATGTGCCAATATCTCACCTTTTCTGCTGCTATAGGCAGTTAAAAACTTAAACAAGCACTTAGTCATGTGTACTGCTCACAGGCGTACCTACCACAAGCCTGACCCTGTACAAATAACCGAGCATTATAAGAAAACACGACAGCACAAATATCTTATTAATAAACCAGTTGCTGCTCCATATATCCCAGTGCGGGTTGGCGAAGAAAAA
This region includes:
- a CDS encoding NADPH nitroreductase, whose protein sequence is MVQKLNNKQEFLMKTPTIGFIGLGNMGTPMATNLVKAGHSVLGFDIASANINLPNGIHLVDTIEELVHRCEIISLSLPDGAAVIKTAENMGKVTQGKLKIVIDHSTIGVDAAQAAHMRLESDNIVYLDAPVSGGKSGAIAGTLALMVSGDQKTFNEVHDFLVPIAKNRFFVGEEPGQAQAMKLLNNFLSATAMTATSEAVAFGVRLGLDPKVMIDVLNSSSGQNTATRDKFPQRILTETYDAGFTIDLLNKDVGLYLLEVARAGARDTVATTVASVVSDMQSTLPGADFTKIYPLTLSE